The following proteins are encoded in a genomic region of Diadema setosum chromosome 18, eeDiaSeto1, whole genome shotgun sequence:
- the LOC140241845 gene encoding uncharacterized protein, with protein MLSILPDHLDEDLSSDNSESLTSSPKRKYACQSLERYDTLVEERTEKAGTGSRIKSHSGACSAFTPEVSAENPPNTPVVKSDAILLKTTITADKLKKFHELQDKRVCAAQEKVEEGYRRKRRRRKRRRDFGGYHSVPPVEGPLNKLQHSDGSVDNLAVGEGSEVKQRPSQSQQEHWDTLKGYLNVNAHISQGVDHGQFAPKSGLEKRLDKAVAEGDFEAAEEMSDQLAKRELGCKIAKAADARDYIKWKTEQEEEKAAKKRRKKKKLAWGFEAKNRWEMKANM; from the exons atgttatcaattttACCCGATCATTTGGATGAAGATTTATCTTCCGACAACTCAGAATCGTTAACATCTTCTCCAAAACGGAAATATGCATGTCAATCACTTGAGAGATATGACACCTTGGTGGAAGAGAGAACGGAGAAGGCTGGCACTGGCAGCCGTATTAAGTCACACAGCGGTGCTTGTTCGGCGTTCACCCCGGAGGTTTCGGCTGAGAATCCACCGAACACTCCGGTGGTCAAGTCGGATgcaattttgttgaaaacgaCCATTACGGCTGACAAACTTAAG AAATTTCATGAACTACAAGATAAGCGCGTGTGTGCTGCACAAGAAAAAGTTGAAGAAGGCTACAGACgtaagaggaggaggaggaagaggagaagagaCTTTG GTGGTTATCACAGCGTTCCCCCTGTGGAAGGCCCTCTGAATAAGCTCCAGCACTCTGATGGCAGTGTTGACAACCTTGCTGTGGGggaggggtcagaggtcaagcaGAGGCCGTCCCAATCTCAACAGGAACACTGGGACACTCTGAAGGGCTACTTGAATGTCAATGCCCACATCAGCCAAGGAGTTGACCATGGACAGTTTGCACCAAAG AGTGGCCTTGAGAAGAGACTGGACAAGGCTGTGGCTGAAGGAGACTTTGAGGCTGCAGAGGAAATGAGTGATCAGCTGGCCAAGAGGGAACTTGGTTGTAAGATAGCCAAGGCTGCTGATGCAAGGGACTACATCAAGTGGAAAACG gaACAAGAAGAGGAGAAAGCAGCCAAGAAGCGGCGGAAGAAGAAAAAGCTTGCCTGGGGCTTCGAGGCCAAGAATCGGTGGGAGATGAAAGCTAATATGTGA